Proteins co-encoded in one Papaver somniferum cultivar HN1 chromosome 5, ASM357369v1, whole genome shotgun sequence genomic window:
- the LOC113283126 gene encoding serine/threonine-protein kinase tricorner-like isoform X1: protein MDSARSWFHKFQPRERLRQTSKKKDSIIGTGTECSKPPLGGGGGEDEAASNVTKQKVAAAKQYIENHYKEQMKNLQERKERRNLLEKKLADADVSEEDQNNLLKYLEQKETEYMRLQRHKMGADDFELLTMIGKGAFGEVRVCREKTSGNVYAMKKLKKSEMLRRGQVEHVKAERNLLAEVDSNCIVKLYCSFQDDEFLYLIMEYLPGGDMMTLLMRKDTLTEDEARFYVGETVLAIESIHKHNYIHRDIKPDNLLLDRYGHMKLSDFGLCKPLDCSNLQEDDFSAANNSNGSQQNDEGSTRPKRTQQEQLQHWQRNRRMLAYSTVGTPDYIAPEVLLKKGYGMECDWWSLGASMYEMLVGYPPFYSDEPMSTCRKIVNWKTHLKFPEEAKLSPEAKDLISTLLCNVDQRLGTNGADEIKAHSWFKGVEWDRLYQMDAAFIPEVNDELDTQNFEKFEEAENQTQTSSKSGPWRKMLSSKDINFVGYTYKNFEIVNDAQLPGMAELKKKSTKAKRPSIKSLFDEESEETNEQGDGSFRSQSEVSDTKSESP, encoded by the exons ATGGATTCGGCAAGGAGTTGGTTTCATAAGTTTCAGCCTAGAGAGAGATTGAGGCAAACATCTAAGAAGAAAGATTCGATTATAGGTACAGGGACAGAATGTTCAAAACCGCcattaggtggtggtggtggtgaggatGAAGCTGCATCTAATGTGACCAAACAGAAGGTTGCGGCAGCTAAGCAATATATTGAGAACCATTACAAGGAGCAGATGAAGAACCTACAAGAAAGAAAAGAGCG GCGTAATTTACTGGAGAAGAAGTTGGCTGATGCTGATGTGTCAGAGGAAGATCAGAACAACCTACTAAAGTACTTGGAACAGAAGGAAACAGAATATATGCGCCTTCAGAGGCATAAAATGGGCGCTGATGATTTTGAGTTACTGACAATGATAGGAAAGGGCGCATTTGGGGAG GTCAGAGTTTGTAGGGAAAAGACTTCAGGAAACGTTTATGCAATGAAGAAGCTTAAAAAATCGGAGATGCTCCGCAGAGGGCAG GTTGAGCATGTTAAAGCTGAAAGAAATCTTCTTGCAGAGGTTGACAGCAATTGCATTGTCAAACTTTATTGTTCTTTTCAAGATGATGAGTTTCTTTATCTTATCATGGAATATCTTCCTGGTGGAGATATGATGACGTTACTCATGCGGAAGGATACTTTGACAGAAGACGAGGCCAGATTTTATGTTGGAGAAACAGTTCTAGCAATCGAGTCTATCCACAAACATAATTATATCCACAG AGATATCAAGCCGGACAACCTATTGCTGGATAGGTATGGTCACATGAAACTTTCAGATTTTGGATTGTGCAAACCATTAGACTGTAGTAATCTCCAAGAAGATGACTTTTCTGCGGCAAACAATTCTAATGGGTCTCAACAGAATGACGAAGGTTCTACTAGACCAAAACGCACACAGCAGGAGCAGTTGCAACATTGGCAGAGAAACAGGAGGATGCTG GCATATTCTACAGTTGGTACACCAGACTACATTGCACCTGAAGTTTTGCTGAAGAAGGGATATGGAATGGAATGTGATTG GTGGTCACTTGGTGCTAGCATGTACGAAATGCTTGTGGGGTACCCGCCGTTCTACTCTGATGAACCCATGTCGACGTGTAGAAAG ATAGTAAATTGGAAAACACATTTAAAATTTCCTGAAGAAGCCAAGCTATCTCCCGAAGCAAAAGATCTAATTAGTACACTTTTATGCAATGTTGACCAAAGACTGGGAACAAATGGAGCCGATGAGATAAAG GCTCATTCATGGTTTAAGGGTGTGGAATGGGACAGATTATATCAGATGGATGCTGCCTTTATTCCAGAGGTCAATGATGAGTTGGATACTCAAAACTTTGAGAAATTTGAAGAG GCTGAAAACCAAACTCAGACATCATCAAAGTCAGGTCCTTGGAGAAAG ATGCTCTCATCGAAGGATATCAACTTTGTGGGCTACACCTATAAGAATTTCGAAATtgttaatgatgctcaactgccTGGCATGG ctgaattgaagaagaagagcaCCAAAGCAAAGCGTCCGTCGATTAAATCCCTCTTTG ATGAAGAGTCAGAGGAAACCAATGAACAAGGTGATGGTAGCTTTCGTTCCCAGTCAGAAGTCTCTGATACTAAAAGCGAGTCTCCATGA
- the LOC113283126 gene encoding serine/threonine-protein kinase tricorner-like isoform X2: protein MDSARSWFHKFQPRERLRQTSKKKDSIIGTGTECSKPPLGGGGGEDEAASNVTKQKVAAAKQYIENHYKEQMKNLQERKERRNLLEKKLADADVSEEDQNNLLKYLEQKETEYMRLQRHKMGADDFELLTMIGKGAFGEVRVCREKTSGNVYAMKKLKKSEMLRRGQVEHVKAERNLLAEVDSNCIVKLYCSFQDDEFLYLIMEYLPGGDMMTLLMRKDTLTEDEARFYVGETVLAIESIHKHNYIHRDIKPDNLLLDRYGHMKLSDFGLCKPLDCSNLQEDDFSAANNSNGSQQNDEGSTRPKRTQQEQLQHWQRNRRMLAYSTVGTPDYIAPEVLLKKGYGMECDWWSLGASMYEMLVGYPPFYSDEPMSTCRKIVNWKTHLKFPEEAKLSPEAKDLISTLLCNVDQRLGTNGADEIKAHSWFKGVEWDRLYQMDAAFIPEVNDELDTQNFEKFEEAENQTQTSSKSGPWRKFLFPL from the exons ATGGATTCGGCAAGGAGTTGGTTTCATAAGTTTCAGCCTAGAGAGAGATTGAGGCAAACATCTAAGAAGAAAGATTCGATTATAGGTACAGGGACAGAATGTTCAAAACCGCcattaggtggtggtggtggtgaggatGAAGCTGCATCTAATGTGACCAAACAGAAGGTTGCGGCAGCTAAGCAATATATTGAGAACCATTACAAGGAGCAGATGAAGAACCTACAAGAAAGAAAAGAGCG GCGTAATTTACTGGAGAAGAAGTTGGCTGATGCTGATGTGTCAGAGGAAGATCAGAACAACCTACTAAAGTACTTGGAACAGAAGGAAACAGAATATATGCGCCTTCAGAGGCATAAAATGGGCGCTGATGATTTTGAGTTACTGACAATGATAGGAAAGGGCGCATTTGGGGAG GTCAGAGTTTGTAGGGAAAAGACTTCAGGAAACGTTTATGCAATGAAGAAGCTTAAAAAATCGGAGATGCTCCGCAGAGGGCAG GTTGAGCATGTTAAAGCTGAAAGAAATCTTCTTGCAGAGGTTGACAGCAATTGCATTGTCAAACTTTATTGTTCTTTTCAAGATGATGAGTTTCTTTATCTTATCATGGAATATCTTCCTGGTGGAGATATGATGACGTTACTCATGCGGAAGGATACTTTGACAGAAGACGAGGCCAGATTTTATGTTGGAGAAACAGTTCTAGCAATCGAGTCTATCCACAAACATAATTATATCCACAG AGATATCAAGCCGGACAACCTATTGCTGGATAGGTATGGTCACATGAAACTTTCAGATTTTGGATTGTGCAAACCATTAGACTGTAGTAATCTCCAAGAAGATGACTTTTCTGCGGCAAACAATTCTAATGGGTCTCAACAGAATGACGAAGGTTCTACTAGACCAAAACGCACACAGCAGGAGCAGTTGCAACATTGGCAGAGAAACAGGAGGATGCTG GCATATTCTACAGTTGGTACACCAGACTACATTGCACCTGAAGTTTTGCTGAAGAAGGGATATGGAATGGAATGTGATTG GTGGTCACTTGGTGCTAGCATGTACGAAATGCTTGTGGGGTACCCGCCGTTCTACTCTGATGAACCCATGTCGACGTGTAGAAAG ATAGTAAATTGGAAAACACATTTAAAATTTCCTGAAGAAGCCAAGCTATCTCCCGAAGCAAAAGATCTAATTAGTACACTTTTATGCAATGTTGACCAAAGACTGGGAACAAATGGAGCCGATGAGATAAAG GCTCATTCATGGTTTAAGGGTGTGGAATGGGACAGATTATATCAGATGGATGCTGCCTTTATTCCAGAGGTCAATGATGAGTTGGATACTCAAAACTTTGAGAAATTTGAAGAG GCTGAAAACCAAACTCAGACATCATCAAAGTCAGGTCCTTGGAGAAAG TTTTTATTTCCATTGTAA